The following DNA comes from Cellulophaga sp. HaHa_2_95.
TGATAGAGAAAGTAGCAGAAGTTTATAAAGATGCTACTAATTGTCTTTACTTAGGAAGAGGGTATAATTTCCCAGTAGCCTTAGAAGGTGCACTTAAGTTAAAGGAAATTAGTTATATTCATGCAGAAGGATATCCTGCTGCAGAAATGAAGCATGGTCCTATTGCACTTATTGATGAGCACATGCCAGTTTTTGTTATTGCAACAAAAAGAGGTCATTATGAAAAGGTGGTTAGTAACATCCAAGAGATTAAATCCCGAAAAGGGAAAATTATCGCTATTGTAACAGAAGGTGATGAAGCAGTTAAAGAACTTGCAGATCATGTGATTGAAGTGCCAGAAACTTTTGAAAGCTTAACGCCGTTGCTTACAACAATTCCTTTACAGTTATTGTCGTATCATATAGCATTAATGAGAGGTTGTAATGTAGATCAGCCAAGAAATTTAGCAAAGTCGGTTACGGTAGAATAGTAACTATAGTTATGAATATAAAAAGGGGAAGATGTTTGCATCTTCCCCTTTTTTTTGTTTTAAAATTTAGCGTCTACACTCGTTCGTTTTACAAAATATGCAATAATTTGGGTGTCTCGTTGTCAAAATAGTACTATGCATGCATAATTTTTTTTATTTTCTTAGAAATCATATAAAAAATTCTGTATCTTCGATTTTAAACTAATTAAACTTAACTCCCTCGAATGAAAACAATAATGTATGTATTCTTCCTTTTGGTGGGAACATTGGGATTCTCTCAAACCACAGTAAAAGGAAATGTAGTAGATCAAGATGGGCAACCAATTCCTGGTTCAAATGTAGTGATCGTCGGTAAAACTGTAGGAACAGTGTCTGATTTTGATGGTAATTTTGTGCTGGAAACATCAGAAGTACCACCTTTCAAATTAAAAGTCTCAAGTATAGGCTATTCTGAAAGTACAGTGAGCATTACGGCTAATAACCAAAATGTTTCTGTTTCTTTAACGGAATCTCAAACACTTTTAGATGAGATTGTCATATCGGCTTCAAGAACACCAGAGCGTATTTTTGAATCTCCAGTAACCGTGGAGCGATTTGGGATTGAACAAATTAAAAATACAACGGCAGCCGATTTTTATGGTGGCCTGGAAAATTTAAAAGGTGTAGATGTTAACACTAACAGTTTAACATTTAAATCTGTTAACACAAGAGGGTTTGCAACTTTTGCAAATACTAGGTTCATGCAATTGGTAGACGGAATGGATAATTCTACTCCAGCATTAAATTTCCCGATTGGGAATTTAGTGGGTATGGTAGAGACAGATGTTCAAAGTGTCGAATTGTTACCAGGTGCGTCTTCTGCGCTTTATGGCGCTAATGCCTTTAATGGTATTCTTTTTATGAGAAGTAAAAGTCCGTTTGATCATGAAGGTATTAGCGTATCTATTAAAAGAGGTATCACTTCTCAAGAGGCTTCTGGGGATAATGCTTATACTGATTTTGGAATCCGTGCAGCACACAAATTCTCAAACAAGTTTGCAATCAAAGCTAACTTCGGATATCTAAAAGGTACGGATTGGGCTGCTACAAGTGAGGTAGATAAATTTGATCCTACGAGAACAAGAGCCAATTATAATTATGATGGTATCAATGTGTATGGAGATGAAGTTTCTACAAACATACGTTCTGCTTCTGGTTTGGGTATCATTCCAAATGTGGTGGTAAGTAGAACTGGGTATAATGAAAGTGACTTAACCAACTATAATGCAGAGAGCATTAAGGCAGATTGGGGTCTTTATTACCGTCCTATAGAAGATAGTAATCTTGAATTCTCTTACGTAGGTAAGGTGGGTACGGGGACTACGATCTATCAGGGAACCAATAGATATAATATTAATGGGTTTTTTCAAGAACAACATAAATTAGAAATTAAAAATGATAATTTCTTTGTAAGAGGTTATTTAGTTGGTGATAAAGCTGGTGATTCTTATGATATGGTTTTTACTGGAATCAACATCAACAGATCATGGAAGTCAGATGAAGATTGGTTCGGAGATTATATTCAGACGTATGCAGGAATTGAACTAAGTGGTAATCCTTCAGGTTTAACAGATGATCAAAAACATGCTGCGGCAAGATCAGTTGCAGATACAGGTCGTTATTTGCCTGGGACGCCAGAATTTCAATCGGCATTTGATCGCGTAATTAAAGATCCAGATTTAGCTACAGGTTCTCAATTTAAAGATGCTTCTAAATATTACCATGCAGATGCAAATTATAACTTCGGACATTTAACAGATTTTGCAGAAATTCAATTGGGCGGTTCTTTTAGAAGATATAGCTTAAATTCTTTTGGAACTATCTATACAGATTTTGATGGACCTATCGGGTACTCAGAGTATGGTGTGTATACACAAATTCAAAAGAAATTTGATTTTTCGGATGATAAGAGTTTAAAATTAACAGGTTCTGTACGTTATGATAAGTCAGAATTTTTCGATGGTTTCTTTTCTCCACGTATTTCTGCTGGCTACAGCTTAAACAGAGATCATAATATTAGAGCATCGGTGCAAACAGGTTTTAGAAATCCAACTACTCAGGATTTATTTATTGGATTAGATGCGGGTAGAGCAATTTTAATTGGTTCTGCGGAAGACAATTTAGATCGTTATACAAGAACTTTTGCAGTAAGTGAAAGTGGTCAGTTAGACGGTAATCCTGCAGA
Coding sequences within:
- a CDS encoding TonB-dependent receptor domain-containing protein, whose protein sequence is MKTIMYVFFLLVGTLGFSQTTVKGNVVDQDGQPIPGSNVVIVGKTVGTVSDFDGNFVLETSEVPPFKLKVSSIGYSESTVSITANNQNVSVSLTESQTLLDEIVISASRTPERIFESPVTVERFGIEQIKNTTAADFYGGLENLKGVDVNTNSLTFKSVNTRGFATFANTRFMQLVDGMDNSTPALNFPIGNLVGMVETDVQSVELLPGASSALYGANAFNGILFMRSKSPFDHEGISVSIKRGITSQEASGDNAYTDFGIRAAHKFSNKFAIKANFGYLKGTDWAATSEVDKFDPTRTRANYNYDGINVYGDEVSTNIRSASGLGIIPNVVVSRTGYNESDLTNYNAESIKADWGLYYRPIEDSNLEFSYVGKVGTGTTIYQGTNRYNINGFFQEQHKLEIKNDNFFVRGYLVGDKAGDSYDMVFTGININRSWKSDEDWFGDYIQTYAGIELSGNPSGLTDDQKHAAARSVADTGRYLPGTPEFQSAFDRVIKDPDLATGSQFKDASKYYHADANYNFGHLTDFAEIQLGGSFRRYSLNSFGTIYTDFDGPIGYSEYGVYTQIQKKFDFSDDKSLKLTGSVRYDKSEFFDGFFSPRISAGYSLNRDHNIRASVQTGFRNPTTQDLFIGLDAGRAILIGSAEDNLDRYTRTFAVSESGQLDGNPAEVTQTGAVAYGDTYSAQSVETFKVTRNADDLRVSNADLVEAEQVTSFEVGYRGKINKLVVDFSAYYNNYKDFISQEVVDATFYGVAGDGGASVDAIRNDDFQRYSAYTNSDVDINSYGASLGLTMKVLGNYDLGGSYTFTKQDFDQEANPDFMSSFNTPEHKFKANFGNDALFENFGFNLAYRFSDDYFWEATFGKGVVPEFHTLDAQISYTVPSIKSSFKLGGTNILGDEYFTAFGTGFIGSMYYLSWTINN